The Equus caballus isolate H_3958 breed thoroughbred chromosome 25, TB-T2T, whole genome shotgun sequence nucleotide sequence CCCAGTCGATCCAGCCAGAAACCCGCGAAGGCATCCttgtttcctcccctccccttgcccTCACCTCCCACGGATTTAAAGCTTTGGCAAAATCTGTTAATTCCGCCTCCAAAATGTGTGCTGAACACATTTGCATCCTCGtctctccactgccaccaccctggtCCAGGCCACTGTCATTACTCACCGGGGTCTGCAATAGCCCCTCAACCAGACTGTCTCTTGGGACCCTCCATTTTTCCATAGCAGCAGAATGTGGGAAATTGGTTTTCCCACACATAACTCTGGTTAAGATCCTTCAGACGGCTTTGTGTCAGACGCAAAATAAAACCCAAGGTCCTACAAGGTGTAGGATCTCCCCTTGCAGCCTCCAGTCCTGTCGCCCActttcctcttcctcaccctgctCCCAGCAGCCCTGCCAACCCCCTCCCACCGCAGGATCTTTGCACACTTTGAGTCATTCTCGTGGCTTCTGGCGTGCTTCCCTCTGCTTCCCGTAAGGACCTGCCCTAGTCCCTCAACCTCAGGGAGGGCTTCTCGACCACCCTCTCTCGAGAGGCCCCTTGTCTGTTATTCTCTGTCAGATCCTCTCTTTCCTTCAAAGCATTTATTACAGTTTGCAACTgctttatttgtctgttttcttgttgTCTATCTCCCCCATTCTCCTTGTATAGATTCCACACAGAGAAACAAGCTGAGGTCTGTCCTGCTAGACGCCCAGTACCCAGCACCATGCCTGGGCGAGGAGCCAACATTCTCAAAAAATCTCTCTTCAATAAAAAGCCTTTTTGGTGGTGGCATCTCCAACAATCAGGAACTCTGTCCTTGCCTCTGAATTTTGATCCTCAGGCATTGCTACTGCTCGTTAATGAGTAATTCTTCTCTGGGTTTAGGGCTCCGAGTAGAACGGCAGATCTCAGGGAGCCCGGCAACCCCCGCCCTGTGTGGAAATCGCCTTCTGGTGGAATCGCAGCACATCTCAACTCTAAACCTGGGGACGTCAATCTAGGCCTCAGTCCCAGCGCTCAGCTCTGCTGCCAAAGGCCTCGGGCTTTCCAGAGCTTCTGAGGAGCCAAGATCCAACTGCCCTCCTCTTCCCCAAGTGCTCTAAGTCCCTCTCCCAGGCCCCACCAAGCTCGCGCCCGTGACTCCTGGTGGCTTTCAAGCTGAAACCACACCAGAAAAAGGAGCTAGGAGTGGCAGAGGTGAGCCTCAGGGCTGCCCCAGCGGAGGAGTGGGGAAGATCGGGAGAGCCCGTTGAGGATGTGGCTGCGAGTGGTAAGATTTGGCATGCTGGCAGAAACGACCTGGGGCATGTGAGCAGGAAGAGGGCACGAGGACACAGTTCTAAAAGCagcatttactttgtttttcactTCTCCAAGGCCCCGGGACCTTTTTAATGTTCTAGTTCTTGGGGCTTCCACACTCTCTCCATCACTCCTTCAGCCACTGCAAGAGCAGAGGTGTGTAGTAGGTGATGATGACGTCAGCACCTGTGTGGGCAGAGAAGcaagaagcaggggaggggtggggcatcAGTTCTGAACACATCTTCCGGGAGATGAAGGCCAGGGAGGGCAGAAGGCTACCATGAAGAGGCACAGCCCGGGGTCGTCGCAACATAAGATTGAGCCCAGTTCTAGTCAGGTCTAGTTCTGCACAttgtgtgaccacaggcaagtcATCTTCTCTTTCTGGGCATCAGTCGGCCAATGTGTAAAATGCACAGTGGGGGAAAGAGGCGAGCTGTAAGCCCCCTTCTCATGCTGTGTGCTACACCAACAAAACCAGCTCCCATTGATGGGGGGCGATAGGCATATGCCAATGACACATATCAGCTCACTGAATCCCCACAACAGCCAGGCACCAGGTATCATAGCCCTAGTTTATAGATGAGGGCACTGAAGTTCGGAGAAGGGCCGTGGCCAAGGTCTCAAAACCAAAAAGTAACAGAGGGCTCTGCTTCCTTCGCCGTTCGACATTCTATTTTGCAGTTCCACGTCTCTTCCTCAACCTGTGTCTGTTCAGATCACTGGGATTTCCCGGCCTAACACTCTAGGCTGTCCCATGCCTTCACTTCCCTCTCTGGGCAAAGTACCTATTAGTCCCAGTGGTACGGGTCAAAAAccctgcctccagctgtttaCCTGCTCTGCGCAAAGCAGTCATGGCCTCCAGGACGGCAGCCTTGAGATCAAACGCCCCGGCCTGGGCtccgtgccacagcatggcaaacTCTCCAGAAACGTGGTACACAGCGAGAGGGAGCTCAGGGTGCTACGGAGAAGCAGCGGAGGGCAGACAGGTTGAAGTGGAGGGTGGGCGTGTCCCAGCGAGTGTCCCTTCCTCCCTGGCCGATCTGTGACCATGTGGAGCCCCATGCCCCCAGTCACTGCTGCTGGCAGCCTGGCCCATTCCTGAACTGGTCAAGCAGAGTGGTTCCAAGGCTCCTGTCAGCCCTGGTCCAGAAGCCCATGGTGGTTCCTGGGCAGGGATGCGGAGGGGCAGATTGCTTCCAACTCTGAGATTCTGCAGCCCTTCAACCTAAGGTCCCCGAGTCTGTGGACAAGCTCTctcacctccctgagcccctcTGTCTCTGCCTGTGCTCACCTTGTTCTTCACTTCCCGCACAATGTCCAGGTAGGGCATTCCCGGCTTCACCATGAGCATGTCAGCTCCTTCCCGCACATCCCGGTCCTAAGGGATGAGGGCTGGTGTGGGCAGGGCTCAGGAGGCGAGGTGGGAGGGACAGGCTCGGCGGGGCCCAAACCCTGGTCACTCACCACTGCTCGGAGGGCCAGGCCTCGTGCTCCGGGGGGCAGCTGGTAGCAGCGGCGGTCTCCAAAGGCTGGGCTTGACTGAGCCGCATCCCTGGGGAGCAGAGGCATCAGGGGGGGGCTCCAGCTTTGGGGTTAACGGATCAGGGATTTAACAGCAGACCCCTGCCTATCCCCACTCACCGGAAAGGTCCATAGAAACAGGAAGCAAACTTGGCACTATAGCTCATCACGGAGACCTACGGGGAGACAATGGGGGTCGAGGCTCAGGCAGCCCTTTCAGATGCCCcagggggaggagatggggagagaaaggaCCTAGGCCGGAAGCAAAGGGCCTGTGGTCTAGTCCCGTTGGAGCTCTGGGCCTTGATTTCCCCATGGGAGTGCAGAGGTTGGGAGGGATCCCAAAGGCCTCGTCTGGTGCTGTCTTCGGTTCTACGATTCTTGGCAGATATGAGGGCAGGCCTGGTCCAGGCTCTCTCCTCACCtcgccccacccctccccacactcCCTGCCCCTACCCTGTTGCCAAGTTCATGTGCCATCAGAGCATCCTTGATGGCTTCCACGCGTCCGTCCATCATGTCCGACGGGGCTATCACCTGACATCCTGAGGGGCAGAGGGTCACCTTCAGAACTCTCAGACCTCCTATCCACTCTGCCACCTCCGTGACCTGGAGGGGCTCAGCCCTGCTGGTGGCTGACTCACTCACCTGCCTTGGCATAGGCCAGTGCCACCTCTGCCAGCCGCTGGCGGCTCTCCTTGGCTTGAATTGCCCCGTTCTCGCTCAGAAGCCCTGCAGGACAGACAGCTGGGTTTTGGGGAGCATCTTGGGCCCTGGCCCGTCCCCATCGTAGGGAGAACTGTGGGTGCCAGCAGGGCTGGTGGAGGGAGGGTGCTCACCGCAGTGACCATGGGAGGTGTAGGGGCACAGGCAGACGTCACAGGCCACCAGGAGGCTGGGGAAGGTCTTGCGCAACAGACGGACCGCCTCAATAGTTGGGGAGTCCTCAGAGTCGGCTGCAGAGCCCCGCTCGTCCTAGGCAGGGGAAGGACAAAGCGGTGAGTCTGTTACATGAAGCTTTAGGGAAGCATGACAGAAAGCCGTCACAGAGCACAGCCCGGCCCGCTCCTTCCATCATCATCACAGCCCCTGGACGAGGGAGCACAGTGAGGActgcctccattttacagaggggacTTGACTTGGCCAGAGTGTCGCAGTCCTACTTAGCTTCCTGACCTTATAAGGGTGCTATCTCAGGGGCAGGGGCCAGGTCCATTCAGCTGTGGCCCCAAGGCCAGCACAAGGCCAGAGCAAGGGTCAGTGTGGAAACTTAGCTCACACTCACCCAAACCACCCCCCCCTCAATTCCTCCTGCGATTCTTCACCTTGGGAACTCTGCTGGGGACACCAAAGACCAGGACACAACGCAGGCCCTCTTCCACCAGGGGCCTCAACATCTCTTCTAGCCGGTTCACACCATACCTGCACGGGGGTAGGGTAGAGGGGCTGAAATGAGGGAGGTCCCAGGCAAGGGTCCCTGCCTAcccctgcacgctgtgcctctgtTAAGAGCCAAGTTGCACATGGCATCAGAAGGGCTCAAGCCACACGGTACAGGGAGGAGCAGCAACACACCCACCAAACAGATGGGAAGACCGAGGCCCCCAGGAGCAGAGCTATGGAATTCAGCTGTGGAAGGCCTCTCCAAGGTTCTCTTATTGACCTCCCTTCTGAAGTTCAGCTCTCCTCTGCAACAGCCTCTGCTGTGATGCCTCTGGTGGTGGGGAGCTCATTACTTTAGGAGGCTGCCTCTTCTGCTGTGGGACAACTTCGGCCCTGAGAAAAGCCTTCTGTCTCTCCGGATCTTCTACCTGCCGGGTCTGCTTCTGCTTCCTGGCACCTCCACCTGTGAGATCTCTCCCTCCATcatccccctcccttccccccaccacGCCTCCTACCTGGCCACTCCTGGGAGGCTGGCGATAGGCTGCACGTCATCAGGAACATCCCTGCAAAAGCGGGGGGTGGGCTATGGACTGGGAGCCGTGGGAAGGGCCACTGGTGAGGGGGTGACCGAGACGGATGGCTGGGGAGCGGGGAAGGCCTATGGAAGTGGAGATGGTGGAGGAGGATGGGATCCAGTGTCTGGTTCCCCTGACTGGCCAAGCCCAGGGCCTGAAATAATAACAGGAGCAACAAGAATGACAGTGACAACAAGAGCTACTGTACCACAGGACAGTCATCATAGAAGGAGTCAGTGGCTAAGAACCTGGACTCCCACGTCAGAAGGTTCTTGCCATCCGAGCCACTTACTGACTGGGTGAGCTTGGCCACGTCATaccacctctttgagcctcaggcCCTTCATCTCTGTCCTGGGTggattcatcattcattcaacaaacacttattgagcacttttatgggccaggcactgttctagactcTGGCGACACACCAgggaacaaaacaggcaaaaatcccATCCTTGTGGAAGTGACATTCTAGGGGATAATATTTATACCTTCCTCATATGAATATTGTCAGGAATGAATGAGATAATACAGATGTCGgtgcttagcatagtacctggtacacagtaagtactcaataaatgtcagccatTGCTTTTATTAATAATCATGACTGCCACCTCTTACACGAACAGAGCACTCGACAACCCACAGAACACCTTCTCAGCTTCTGTCTTAGTGCAAACGCTCAGGATGGCAGGCCACGATGATTCTTCCAGTCTTCCAAATGCGAAGACTGAGTTCTTTTCAAGGTTTGTTTTGTTCCTAAAACTGCTGTCCCAAACCCAGGAGGCCACTTCCAATACCTCAGCTCTATGCTGACAGTCCACTTTGCCAACCATAACAGCCCAGATGCCTGCTCTGGTCACGCACACCCTGCACATCAGAGGCCAGCCTGTTCCTGGGCACTCACGTGACAAAGATGGGGTAGATGAGGTTGGAGGCACTGAGGGTGGTGGTGGCCGCCTGCCAGGTCCGAAGCAGCGGGTGGAAGTAGCCACTGTGCAGAACCGACTGGGGCTGCATGGTGGGCACTGGGGGTACTGGGCAGCCAGCTGGTTGAACTGAGGGCTCCTGAGGCGTCCGCTGTGTGCTCAGCTCTGTGGGGGCGATGGGAGGCGCATGAGACACGGTACCCCCGGGCTCTTCCAGATTCCCGCCTCCCCTGCTCACTAGCTGCTCCTAGTGTGGTTCCCCAACCCTGCCGGTCAACGACGACAAGATAAGTAGAGAAACCAAAGTCGGCCTTCAGAAACTTTCATGGCAATTTGCACCCAATAAATAACAAGTCTCTAGTGGCtcatttttactgtattttatcaAAGAATCAATCTGTGACAGATTGGAAATTAGTACGAGAAGCACCGATCTAGCCAACATTTAAACTTCGTTTATTCCATGGAAAACGTCCATGTGCTTGGCAGAAATTTTAAAGCAtggtttcttttttggtgaggaagattggccctgagctactatctgttgccaatctttgtctttttttttttctccccaaagccccagtacatagttatatatcctagttgtagggccttctagtttttctacgtgagatgctgcctcagcatggcttgatgagcagtgtgtaggtccatgcccaggatccaaactggcaaaccctgggtggccaaagaggagtgcgcaaacttaaccacttggccacggggctggccccaactcagcagaaattttagataagcaagaagagaaaaatctcctgTAATTCTATCTCTGGGGAAAAGCACTGTTAACCCCTCGGTACAGGGACTTCTTATTCGGCATGACACACACTAAGAGGATTAAACAGCACTGCACCAGTTAGCCAGCCAGCCAGACACTCTCCCTGTAAAGTGGCCACTGAAGCCCGTCTTTTCCAGCCCGAGAGTCCCCTGCTGCTCCCTAAGCCATCCCTGCCTACCTTGTGACTCTGCTCACCCTGTTCCCTGTACCTAGaaggcttgcgctctctccacatcatccccaccccaacatcctccaGGGTTCCCCACGAGgcaccccctccttccctctcccatgAAGCTTCTCTTCTGCCCAGATTACAACCTCTTATGTAACAGTTCTTCGTGGCCCTATCTTATCTCATCCCAGGAGACTGAGCATCCACAGGGCAGGGTCCACAGTCGGTTCCTTTTCACCTGCCCTACAGCCCTCTGCCACAcagcaaatatttaattacatGAAGTACAAGACAATATGCCCTAAATGCCAAATAAGGGACTAAGATAGAAGGAAGCTGGGGCAATAACATTTGTTtcttgggcacctactatgtgccaggccatgCTGGGCACTTGCACGCATGATTTCTCCTTGAgttgggaggtggggctgatCGAGAGCATCTCCGAGAGGAGCCTACCACGAATGAACCAGGAGTCAATGTGAGTTTGGAGGTCAGAAGCAGCTCATTGGGAGAAAAGGGGACTTGAACTCGGTTTTGCAGAAGTGCGTTCAGCTTggcagaggaaaaggagggaCCGTTCCCTCAGGAAGGGAAGCAAGGGGCAAAGATGGGGAAGGAGGAATGGCTGTGGAAGGTTCTGAGGACTCAGGCGGCCATCTAGGATGTGTGtatggaggggaggggtggagagggggCCAGACCGAAGTCACGGAAGATTTCTGAGCAGGGGACGGGGGAGTGGCCTGGTCAAAGCCAGGAAGATGACTCTTGCAGCCTGAGCAGAGAGGCAGAGGCTGTGGGGGTCAGAGGGGCGGAGAAGGAGGGGCCATCCTTAGGCGGCCAAGAGGCAGTCTCTTGGGGCGGATGCTCTGAGCTTGCTTGACCTGGAGGGCAACGGAGACAGGGACaaggcaggaagagggcggcgggCAGCTGAGcttggagaggaggtggagagctCCATTTTAGACACTTCCTTTTGGAGGTGCCTGGGGTAACACCCAGTAGCCaagcagggaagaaaaataaagaaccgCCAATCTCTCCTCGCACAAATGGGACctcgaggcccagagagggacagggaCTTACCCAAGCTTACACAGCCAGTTAGAGGCTAAACAGCAGGAGTGGAATCTTAGTGTGTCGACTCCTGGGCAGGGGGTCCTTTAGTACACGATCAAGTCTTTCTCTCCAGTCTCCCAGGCCTCTTTAGCACCCTCCCAACCAGCTCAGGGGCCCATTTTATCTGATCCTCCTCCTGGCAGGGTGGGGGTTATCAGGAGCCACACAGGGAGCCACCCTACCACCACGCCCCTGAGCCAGCCACATCATCTGACACGGGGACAAGCCAGGCCTCCTCAAAGATGTCCCAACCCCCAAATGAGCAATCATTCAGCAGATACAAAGTCCTGAACGCCCATTTTATGCAAGAGTTGCTCTCAGGTCTGTCAGGGATTAGCCcaggtcagagaggttaactcacttgcccaagaccacacagctagttagtaaCTGGGCCAGAATTTGAATTTGTTCTAGACAACGAGTGCAAGGTTTTCTCTATTATGCCCATAGTACTGATGACACTTGATTCAGCAGGCATCTTTCTGCCCAAACTATCATTGTCTTGGGAGCTGGAGAGatggaggaaacagaaaaatatactCAGTGGATGTTACGTGCTGGGCACTGGACGAGGTACTctgtatatatattatctcatttagttgaAGAGAGTTATTCCAACTTTTCgtgataaggaaacagaggctcagagaggttaagtgacttgctcaatgTCATTCTGGAGAGTTAAGTCAGATTTTGAAGCTATGTCTACACATCTCTGATTCACTTCCCACAAAACAGTCCTGGTAGCAGGCCCCTGGCTTCTGGAATCCAAAGCTGTATTCCACTGGCCTCAACTCCCCATCTGCTTTAGAAGGCTAAGGGAGCCCATGCCTCCTGCTCATCAGAAGCAACAGGGCAGGGCTGCCCAGGAGCTTTGTGGTCCAAATTTCACCCTGAGGAGCCTGGGGGTTTGCAGGTGGGGGACAAGGGGGAGGGTGAGAGTGGTGAGGGAGGCCTTACTAGCGCAGTTCTACTTTcagctatttttttaattttagagttcAGAGAGATTTGACTTCTATCAAGTATGAgtgctgaaaaaaatttaaaaagttgaaaatcacCAATCCTGTTTAACTCCGTACATTCTGACATGGAAAGCGGAGTGCAAAAAGGCGAGAGGACCCGAGATCCACAGTGAGTCAGGTACAGAGCTGAAGTCGACCATGCGTCCCCTGGCTTCTAGTCCCGTGCCCCGTTACCTCCACCACACAGTCATTCTGTTCAAAGAGGTGCTTAGTAAATGTCTGCGGGGTAGAAAAGCACGCCCTGAGCAACGGAGGCGCATCTCTGTTCGCAGAGCCTAATCCAGGCGGAGGTTTCGCTTTGCAAAACATCCCTAAGACTGGGAGAGCTTCACACACTTCCAAGTGGCGCTTCTCCCAAATCAAGGGAGCCCGCAAGCCACAGCCTAGATCCTGTGACACTACACTGAAGACAACAGCAAGTCACCGTGGGACCCAGCACCTACGCTCACCCACAGTAAAACAGGCTGGCTTTGCTGGAAGGCTTTGCTGCACAGCCTAGGGCGATGCAGAAAGAAGCACATTCCAGGGCCAAACAGTCCCAAGTCTGGTCTGTGCtgtgtgtgtgactttgggcaatgcGGCTGGCCTTTCAGAGTCTTCATTTCATAATCTATACAATGGGAATGATACTATCAAACTTGCAAAGCTACAGGGAAGGTCAGCCTTAGTGACGAGGTATGTGCCTGGCACCAAGTAGCCACATGGTAACTGTGTAGCTCCCTTTGTTATCATTAGGAGTAGAGCTGAGCTGGAAGCAGACCTCCTGGCATCTGTGCCATCGCAGCTGTGCCTTCTGCACCACACCCAGAAGGAGAGTTTACACCCAAAGCTGTATGGGCCACGGGGTCTTCCAAACTATCTGAGGCAGGGTCTGTGCCTTCTAGCACCTTATGTGGTGGAAGAGAAATAATCAGCATACAGATCCTACAGCAGAGAGGTGAActaggagctgggggagggaccTGTCTCTGGGAGTCAAGAAGGGCTTCATGGAAGAGGAGACATTGAGGGATAAGTCATTTTCAGATTGATTGTGAAAGGACCTCCTTCCTTAGAAGACAACTCGCCCAACCTGGGAGTCACCTAAGTTGGGCCCTGAGAGCGGCCACCAGGGCAGCTGAGAAAGTACCGCAGGGCTGAATCCCCCCGTGTTGTGCTCTGCTGAGGATTCTGGAGGCTGTGGTCTTGGCACAGAGGGTTGGGAGCTGTTCCCAGTTCTGGCAGGCTCTGCTACTAGCCAGGCAGGAAGCAGTCAAGAGGGCCAGCTAGGTAGGAGGTGGCCAGGGCCGAGAAATCCAAAGCCCCAGAAGGGCCCAGGACAGCAGCTGTCACCAGGCTGCCTGTTTATGCAACCCacttttcctgagtgtctcctcTGGGCCTGCCCCAGTGCCAGACACAGGAATTAAAGAGAAGAGTGAGACCAGGCCTTGATCTAGGGCTCTGAAGGGCCCAGTCTTCTCTGGGCTTAGCTATTTGGAGCTATAAGGAGAATATACCAGTTCCACAGACTCCTAGAACATCTTGGCTAAGAGGCTTCTTAAAGCTTGCTGATTACATCAGTGAAATGATGGCGAAGCTGGGCTCAGAGAAGGGCAGACACTGGCCCAAGATCATGCAGGGGGTCAGTGGCAGCACTGGGGCTAGACTCCAGGTCTCCAGCAGCCCGATTCTCAAGGCCCGCCGTTACCCCTTGATACTCGAAGTACAGATATCAGGGGTGTTCACCAGCAGACTGGGACTTGGGGAGAACTCTAggtgaagggggtgggggaggaaagaGGTACAACGGTGACTAGACCTGGCTGCAACTGGCAGCATAACGGTTAAGCGGGTTTTGGAGTCTGTAGACATGGGTTCAAACCCTGGTTCCAGCCTGGCACAAAGCGGCTGTTATTGCTTccatctccctcccccatcctgcGAGGCACCTCGGACTCTGCACTGATGGAGACTGACCCAGCGGTCTCCAACGGGGTGGACCCCGGAGAGCAGACGCGGAGCCCAAGGCTACGGTCCCGTAGCAGGGCCATCTATCTCTAAGTGCCCAAACAGGGGCCCCACAGGGACTCCGCCCCCAGCTGCACCGCCAGCGCTTCAGGCGCACAGTACGATCTGCGTCTGGAGACGCAGGATTCTCGGTGCCACAGCTCCCGCCTCCAAGTCCGCCACTTCCCCGAGTCCGACCCCGGCTCACCTGCCTGCCTACGGGGTGCGAGGCGCCGCTCCCGCCAACGCTGTGGCTCTTTCTGGCCACCCCGGGCCCACGTGGGGGTGGGGCGGCCCGCCCGGAAGCAGCTGCCCCCTCACAGCCCGCCCCAAACCGCGTGCAGACCACGCCCCCTGAGGGCCGTTTGCTGGTGGCCTGTCCGCTCAATCCGCGGCCCCGCCCACGCACGCCAGGCTCGAGGCCTGGCCAATCGGGTGTGCCGAAGGGCCGGCGGGCCCGCCCCTCCCCGCGCCGCGGCCTGCGCAAGCGCGGGGAAGGACCCGGGAGAGCCCGCGTGGGGACGCAGGAGCGGCGCGGGAGGGGGCGTGCGGGGGAGGCACGGCGCTGAGGTTCCCGTTACGATTCTCTTCTTCCCAGCCGAGCGCATTCTTGTCGCTGgttgtttgttgaaagaataattGGATGTCAAGGACATTAAAACAACACCATAATGCCTAACTCAATAACTGAGTCCACTTTTGCGGACCGATCATTTTAAAGTTGTTGAGTTCAGCACCAGGCTGCCTTCCAAGGTTTCAGAGAAAATTGATTCCAGTTTAATTGCTCAGGGCCCACTCTGTGCCATGGGTTGGGAGACGTGATGTGAAAGACGGGGGCACTTTGGGCATCAGGCCTGTCTGTGGTGGGTGCAGTGAGAGATCTGACTGAAGGTCTGTGGCGGGGTGGGGCAGAGGATGTGCACGGGCGGCAGGGATGTGGCGAGGCGAGTGGGGCTTGGAACTGGCGGGATTGGATGGGTGAAGTAGGGGTCGTGATCAATACCGTAGCGCCAGAATGCCTTTATAAAGGTGTGTCAGGGATTACCGAAAAGTTGACTCAATTGTAGAGGATGCCAGTGGGTTGTTATTACACTTATTCTCaggttttatttctcaaaatctcTGCCCCAAACGtgttttatacctttttatatTCCACGTTAAAGAGGCAGAGAAGCTGTATGCTAGGGAAATAGGACACTGCTTAGTCCTCAGCTAAAGAATTCTGATCTGTGTTCAAGCAAGGAAGCTGGTGGAAAGGAAGTAATGTTTGTTGTGCGTTAGAGTCAGGGACAGTACCATGCATTTTACATTCACTTACTTAATTTTGACAACTC carries:
- the ALAD gene encoding delta-aminolevulinic acid dehydratase, whose product is MQPQSVLHSGYFHPLLRTWQAATTTLSASNLIYPIFVTDVPDDVQPIASLPGVARYGVNRLEEMLRPLVEEGLRCVLVFGVPSRVPKDERGSAADSEDSPTIEAVRLLRKTFPSLLVACDVCLCPYTSHGHCGLLSENGAIQAKESRQRLAEVALAYAKAGCQVIAPSDMMDGRVEAIKDALMAHELGNRVSVMSYSAKFASCFYGPFRDAAQSSPAFGDRRCYQLPPGARGLALRAVDRDVREGADMLMVKPGMPYLDIVREVKNKHPELPLAVYHVSGEFAMLWHGAQAGAFDLKAAVLEAMTALRRAGADVIITYYTPLLLQWLKE